From a single Leptospira levettii genomic region:
- a CDS encoding Crp/Fnr family transcriptional regulator, protein MGLKESLAKLSMINIKRGEVLFKEGVPSNGAMFFLFEGQLDIYKQIEGKHTKLRSILPGEFFGEMAIINNSPRAASIVVVSESAKLGIINRTTFVQMSQESPEFLFLLLKKVIERLYETDGKIRAIKRKQDEDSMISKVVPTVSNSDSDSNGENQGVVPLETFTDDVQSIGE, encoded by the coding sequence ATGGGACTTAAAGAATCTCTAGCAAAACTTAGTATGATCAATATCAAAAGAGGAGAAGTCCTTTTTAAGGAAGGAGTTCCTTCGAATGGAGCTATGTTCTTTTTGTTTGAAGGTCAGTTAGACATTTATAAACAAATTGAAGGTAAACACACCAAACTAAGAAGTATATTACCTGGTGAATTTTTCGGTGAAATGGCTATCATCAACAATAGCCCAAGAGCGGCATCAATTGTAGTGGTCTCTGAATCGGCAAAACTTGGTATCATCAATCGAACTACTTTTGTGCAAATGAGTCAGGAAAGCCCTGAGTTTTTATTTTTGTTACTGAAAAAAGTAATCGAAAGATTATATGAAACTGATGGAAAAATTAGAGCAATCAAAAGGAAACAAGATGAAGACTCAATGATTTCCAAAGTTGTACCCACTGTCTCCAATTCTGATTCAGATTCGAATGGAGAGAACCAAGGGGTAGTACCTTTAGAAACATTCACAGATGATGTACAATCAATTGGTGAATGA
- a CDS encoding ankyrin repeat domain-containing protein — translation MKSKLNLIFFILILSFQPYLFAEEPLSTPTEVSPSFDMVQILLKGNQKEFENAVTNGGDINASDDSGKSLLILAVEKNRTKQFEFLLNQGADLNKRDLSGKTLLHYVVTSKFTNQIKTLVEKGADLNAYDADGNTALHVAILKSNLAVQKLLVESKADVNLRNNPRKSPIYLAFEKGKIDSINFLLQNGADINLPDLTGRTPIFVAIEQRNIKLLTLALDANANPNSEDTKSIRPIVFAIEKGFTAGVETLLNRGADVQSKTPEGESLLFYSVEKRNLVVTNLLIKKGLNVDSKNTNGKTLFEIALTKNDSNLLKLVLDAGANPNQTLSTNKNPLEEAIESSKWAIAELLIEKNAEIQSPNLSGYLPIHLASRKPGIKIVDLLLKKGVPVDIINAKTNETALSLALDNKQLNIAKLLLSKKANPNHQLKDGAGLIFSTIERKDAESFKLLVSNGANLLTLNDEDENLITTVCKLEIDKKEQKFVDETLKLLISKGVNPNAKNKRGLSALHIALNRNRIETMSTLLTMGADPNLTDNNGYSILHKAIQKFLNAKDTNQIELYKKLVLFLVERRANLNQQDKLGKTILSELAIQFDPGKSDPILELAKVLVLNGGDPKLNDKNGKSALDYADEKKIPELLEIYRGL, via the coding sequence ATGAAATCTAAATTAAATCTTATTTTCTTTATTCTGATCCTATCGTTTCAACCTTACCTTTTTGCGGAAGAACCTTTATCAACTCCGACAGAAGTTTCACCTAGTTTCGATATGGTGCAAATTCTACTAAAGGGAAATCAAAAGGAATTTGAAAACGCAGTGACAAATGGTGGAGACATCAACGCTTCAGACGATTCTGGAAAATCACTTCTCATCTTAGCAGTTGAAAAAAATCGAACAAAACAATTTGAGTTTTTATTAAACCAGGGTGCTGATTTAAACAAACGTGATCTTTCCGGCAAAACATTATTACATTATGTTGTCACATCCAAATTCACCAACCAAATCAAAACATTAGTTGAGAAAGGTGCAGATTTAAATGCTTATGATGCTGATGGAAACACAGCGTTACACGTTGCTATCTTAAAATCAAACTTAGCTGTACAGAAGTTACTTGTAGAAAGTAAAGCAGATGTGAATCTCAGAAACAATCCAAGAAAATCACCCATTTATTTAGCCTTTGAAAAAGGCAAAATAGATTCTATTAACTTTCTTTTACAAAATGGTGCTGATATCAATCTACCGGATCTAACTGGTCGTACACCCATCTTTGTTGCAATTGAACAAAGAAACATCAAACTACTAACGCTCGCATTAGATGCAAATGCAAACCCTAACTCAGAAGATACAAAGTCTATTCGGCCCATCGTATTTGCGATTGAAAAAGGTTTCACTGCGGGAGTAGAAACTTTATTAAACCGAGGAGCAGATGTCCAATCCAAAACACCTGAAGGTGAATCTTTATTATTCTATTCTGTTGAAAAAAGAAACCTAGTTGTTACAAATCTATTAATCAAAAAAGGACTCAATGTTGATTCCAAAAACACCAATGGAAAAACATTGTTTGAAATCGCATTAACTAAAAACGATTCAAATTTATTAAAACTGGTGTTAGACGCGGGCGCAAACCCAAACCAAACATTATCAACTAATAAAAACCCGCTGGAAGAGGCCATTGAAAGTTCAAAATGGGCTATTGCAGAGTTATTGATCGAAAAAAATGCAGAGATTCAATCACCCAATCTTTCCGGTTACTTACCTATCCATTTAGCCTCAAGAAAACCTGGAATTAAAATCGTAGACCTTCTCTTAAAAAAGGGAGTTCCCGTTGATATCATAAATGCAAAAACAAATGAAACTGCATTGTCACTCGCACTAGACAACAAACAATTAAACATTGCAAAACTCCTATTATCAAAGAAGGCAAACCCAAATCATCAATTGAAAGATGGAGCTGGGTTAATCTTTTCAACTATAGAAAGAAAAGATGCTGAATCATTTAAACTATTGGTATCCAATGGTGCAAATTTATTAACACTAAATGATGAAGACGAAAATCTAATCACAACAGTTTGTAAATTAGAGATAGATAAAAAAGAACAAAAGTTTGTTGATGAAACTCTTAAGTTATTGATTAGCAAGGGTGTGAACCCAAATGCAAAAAACAAACGAGGGTTAAGTGCTCTTCATATAGCACTCAATCGAAATCGAATCGAAACCATGTCAACATTGTTGACCATGGGTGCAGATCCTAACCTAACAGACAATAATGGATATTCTATATTACACAAGGCGATTCAAAAGTTTTTAAATGCAAAAGATACGAATCAAATTGAATTATATAAAAAATTAGTACTATTCCTAGTAGAAAGACGTGCGAACCTCAACCAACAGGATAAATTAGGGAAAACTATACTTTCCGAACTGGCAATTCAATTTGATCCTGGTAAAAGTGATCCTATTTTGGAATTGGCAAAAGTGTTGGTTCTAAATGGCGGTGATCCGAAGCTAAATGATAAAAATGGTAAGTCTGCATTAGATTATGCTGATGAGAAAAAAATTCCAGAACTCTTAGAAATTTATCGCGGTCTTTAA
- a CDS encoding SDR family oxidoreductase, with protein MKKVAVVTGASRGIGFAISKVLLGMDFIVYGICRNPEKSQELYEDFHLLKGDLSDPNSIPKILNLIPDKDRISLLINNAGIAYFAPMEELSPEKISEMVQVHLTSSMILTSSLTRILKKNEGRIIFIGSISGNEISPWGNVYGSLKAGIHQYARLLFDELRKYSVKVHLVIPDITKTDFYNHLNIEPDQDPKSYLLPDQIANVVKHLILDQSGFVVPEIVVRPEIFKIKRKKFNL; from the coding sequence ATGAAAAAGGTTGCAGTCGTAACAGGAGCATCACGAGGCATTGGATTCGCTATCTCAAAAGTCTTGCTTGGAATGGATTTTATCGTGTATGGAATTTGTAGGAATCCAGAAAAAAGCCAAGAGTTATACGAAGATTTTCATTTACTGAAAGGAGATTTAAGTGATCCAAATTCGATTCCCAAGATCCTAAATTTGATTCCTGATAAAGATCGTATTTCATTGTTAATCAATAATGCTGGAATTGCATACTTTGCACCCATGGAAGAATTATCTCCTGAAAAAATATCAGAAATGGTGCAAGTTCATCTGACTTCCTCTATGATTTTAACAAGTTCTCTCACGCGTATTTTGAAAAAAAATGAGGGTAGAATTATCTTTATTGGTTCGATTTCGGGAAATGAAATATCTCCATGGGGAAATGTTTATGGTTCACTAAAGGCTGGAATTCACCAATATGCTCGGTTATTATTTGATGAACTTCGAAAATACTCAGTTAAGGTACACTTAGTGATACCTGATATCACTAAAACAGATTTTTATAATCATTTGAATATAGAACCAGATCAAGATCCAAAGTCATATTTGTTACCAGACCAAATTGCTAATGTGGTTAAACATTTAATCTTGGATCAATCTGGATTTGTAGTTCCTGAAATTGTTGTTAGGCCAGAAATATTTAAAATCAAAAGAAAAAAATTCAATTTATAA
- a CDS encoding adenylate/guanylate cyclase domain-containing protein has product MINVIYLIGFLFLGILYGITKLYKKNEENQNTVTVLKSKIQLLNEELEQKEKELLSTKTQSEEFSNKLVDSYGQLSDLDGLLREINSATDLKDVLRILGFYIREKFKVPHYLLYVYKKELDALEFFHSNFPEELSESVKLEIMGRTIPVSDSYVTKYAHAYVRKRKRSFYIEDFETYKTEGVELENKKSANLKSLLIVPLYLRNKFIGTLDLLDYSGIFLLNEQQLNQIKIIADYIAGTIETGYLLDELKTVNSKIQEEKENIESNRLKLENLHKFNRKINSYSEIEDITREVFSYLKANHRVELGFILLVDPKSNSLVPLMEGAEVFNKGLLVTNFLRTFRPKLIPSIGSLYRSFQKQKPIYLKKSSRWKELTPIDTSIVESFKLEIFGHVPLVVQGQTIGIVCVTRLTKENPWTQIEFQEIISFCEQVAGAIHNANLRRDLEKEREKTIHFIRNILPGDLADELIERGEVVPMEYESVSILFTDFKNFTKAAESLSPEDLIEQLDGCFSQFDDIAVRHNFEKLKTIGDSYMAAGGIPQGNFTHPVDACLFAMEIKSFMTQIRSFKQMLGQDFWEIRIGIHTGPVVAGVVGKSKFAYDVWGDAVNTASRMESSGDAGEINLSETTYDKVKRFFECEYRGKVKAKNKGEMGMYFLKRLRPEFSRDQEGMVPNQIFLDLYKNLQIGAKIIYRQTGS; this is encoded by the coding sequence ATGATCAATGTTATCTATCTGATTGGTTTTTTATTTTTAGGAATTCTTTATGGAATCACTAAATTATACAAAAAAAATGAAGAAAACCAAAATACCGTTACCGTCTTAAAATCTAAAATTCAATTACTGAATGAAGAATTAGAACAAAAAGAAAAAGAACTACTCTCAACAAAAACGCAGTCAGAAGAATTTTCGAACAAACTTGTTGATTCATATGGTCAATTATCTGACCTCGATGGTCTCTTAAGAGAAATCAACTCAGCAACTGATTTAAAAGATGTACTGAGAATCCTTGGTTTTTATATCAGAGAAAAATTCAAAGTACCACATTATCTTTTATACGTTTATAAAAAAGAATTAGATGCCTTAGAGTTTTTTCACAGTAACTTTCCAGAAGAACTTTCAGAGTCAGTAAAATTAGAGATCATGGGAAGGACAATCCCTGTTTCCGATTCCTATGTGACTAAGTATGCACACGCGTATGTTCGAAAAAGAAAACGAAGTTTTTATATAGAAGACTTTGAAACTTATAAAACAGAAGGTGTGGAACTTGAGAACAAAAAATCAGCAAATTTAAAATCCCTTCTCATTGTCCCACTTTACTTACGCAATAAATTCATCGGAACATTGGATTTATTAGATTACTCAGGCATATTTTTATTAAATGAACAACAACTCAACCAAATCAAAATCATAGCAGATTACATTGCAGGTACAATTGAAACTGGTTATCTTCTTGATGAGTTAAAAACAGTTAACAGCAAAATCCAAGAAGAAAAAGAGAATATAGAATCCAATCGTTTGAAACTGGAAAACCTTCACAAATTCAATCGGAAAATCAATTCCTATTCTGAAATTGAAGATATCACAAGAGAAGTTTTTAGTTATTTAAAAGCGAATCACCGTGTTGAATTAGGTTTTATCTTATTAGTAGATCCAAAATCCAATTCATTAGTCCCTCTTATGGAAGGTGCTGAAGTATTTAACAAAGGATTACTGGTTACAAATTTTTTAAGAACATTCCGTCCGAAATTGATTCCATCTATCGGTTCCCTCTATCGTTCTTTTCAAAAACAAAAACCAATTTATCTCAAAAAATCATCACGATGGAAAGAATTAACCCCAATTGATACTTCAATTGTTGAAAGTTTTAAATTAGAAATTTTTGGACACGTGCCTCTTGTTGTCCAAGGCCAAACCATTGGGATTGTTTGTGTCACTCGCCTAACAAAAGAAAATCCTTGGACACAAATTGAATTCCAAGAAATCATTTCATTTTGTGAACAAGTTGCGGGTGCAATTCATAATGCAAATTTACGCCGAGATTTGGAAAAAGAGAGAGAAAAAACAATCCACTTCATTCGTAACATTCTTCCTGGTGATTTAGCGGATGAACTCATTGAACGCGGAGAGGTTGTTCCTATGGAATACGAATCCGTTAGTATATTATTCACTGATTTCAAAAACTTCACAAAAGCAGCTGAATCATTGTCACCAGAAGATCTGATTGAACAATTAGATGGATGTTTTTCGCAATTTGATGATATAGCTGTAAGGCACAATTTTGAAAAATTAAAAACAATTGGGGATTCGTATATGGCTGCTGGTGGTATTCCTCAAGGGAATTTCACCCACCCCGTAGATGCCTGTTTGTTTGCCATGGAAATCAAATCATTTATGACACAAATTCGATCCTTCAAACAAATGTTAGGACAAGATTTCTGGGAAATTCGAATTGGTATCCACACTGGTCCTGTGGTTGCAGGTGTTGTGGGAAAATCAAAATTTGCATATGATGTTTGGGGAGATGCAGTGAACACTGCAAGCAGGATGGAAAGCTCAGGTGATGCTGGTGAAATCAATTTGTCAGAAACTACTTATGATAAAGTAAAACGATTTTTTGAATGTGAATACCGAGGTAAAGTCAAAGCCAAAAACAAAGGGGAAATGGGGATGTATTTCTTAAAACGTTTACGTCCTGAATTTTCAAGAGATCAGGAAGGGATGGTTCCCAACCAAATCTTTTTAGATTTATATAAAAATTTGCAAATCGGTGCAAAAATCATCTACCGCCAAACTGGTTCTTGA
- a CDS encoding helix-turn-helix transcriptional regulator: METRTIRILFLVFYVISLIVWIIEEIYTLTKPPEYFDRFRVIIATIESFIAISSFLVVFILYKELKKEAVENKQAKTQIHDLKRTNRILKNPEIGFWAEAKAQMLEWNLTDAETEIAILLLRGFSQKQIAAVRKKSLRTIENQTASIYEKSSMRGKLEFISFFLTPLLPEED; the protein is encoded by the coding sequence ATGGAAACTCGCACCATACGTATCCTTTTTTTGGTTTTTTATGTGATTTCATTAATTGTGTGGATCATTGAAGAAATATACACACTGACAAAACCACCTGAATACTTCGACCGATTTCGAGTCATCATCGCAACCATAGAATCATTCATTGCCATCTCTTCCTTCCTTGTTGTTTTTATTTTATACAAAGAACTCAAGAAAGAAGCTGTCGAAAACAAACAGGCAAAAACACAAATCCATGACTTAAAAAGGACCAATCGAATTTTAAAAAATCCTGAAATTGGATTTTGGGCAGAAGCAAAAGCCCAAATGTTGGAATGGAATTTAACAGATGCAGAAACTGAGATTGCTATTCTTTTGTTAAGAGGTTTTTCCCAAAAACAAATTGCTGCTGTCAGAAAAAAAAGTCTGAGGACCATCGAAAACCAAACTGCGTCTATCTACGAAAAATCTTCTATGAGGGGGAAACTGGAATTTATTTCTTTTTTCCTGACTCCTCTTTTACCTGAAGAAGACTGA
- a CDS encoding Crp/Fnr family transcriptional regulator — MSIPKKDNRINIFDFVNTVPTKTFKRGEIIVREGDPSNEKMYFILSGTLSVGMGAPDQGNFHEVRKLSTGEFFGEIALISAHPRAMTVFIESDRAQLGILDKQNLIRIANSNPMFVYALLQTYVERLIEAEQKLKDLTEASDGT; from the coding sequence ATGTCCATTCCTAAAAAAGATAATCGTATCAACATATTCGACTTCGTTAATACAGTCCCAACAAAGACATTCAAACGAGGTGAGATCATCGTAAGAGAAGGTGATCCATCAAATGAGAAAATGTATTTTATTTTAAGTGGCACTTTATCAGTAGGAATGGGTGCACCTGACCAAGGAAATTTTCATGAAGTGAGAAAACTTTCTACAGGAGAGTTTTTTGGAGAGATTGCACTTATCTCTGCTCACCCAAGAGCGATGACAGTATTTATAGAATCGGATCGTGCACAACTAGGTATCTTAGATAAACAAAATTTGATTCGAATTGCAAATTCAAATCCAATGTTTGTATACGCACTATTGCAGACTTATGTAGAACGACTCATTGAAGCCGAACAAAAGTTAAAAGATCTTACCGAGGCGAGTGATGGGACTTAA
- a CDS encoding peptidoglycan DD-metalloendopeptidase family protein, with translation MKNRNVILFTFVFVLCNISLWSQSQLEDRDKQRQSGLIKTNQKKQEEILQKYNDFVSKVQSRFPGLKISSSPIDLKLAEGISDHNNAPGATDKKSKSISAIASDHFYLQLEPNKQPNARSQIKVKKGDPLEVVLVLKQDVTEKKEGSHWVLVRTKSKQEGYTTQDFLQPIKPAVKSRNTEGLSLDVSAIPSRITPEPASLGYTDSKKGKEMWVNASSLNMRGEPDVNGYVIARLPKGIKVTVQSSTSNEETIDGISSNWHQVSSAYGNGWVFGGYLSNSEVVSYEVQPGEISFPQENPDDLKIGDKRFVRSTNLRMRDEPNEYGSVVTSIPGDEKLKILDAKKEIETIGGVRSKWIYVNWNDEWEGWVFGGFVSKERGPLVDTDDISKYFQIPVDNDRYVSSSFGTRVDPVTGKIGAFHSGIDLPAPVGTPIKAVSDGKVWRTITTSGGYGVLTIISHKNNIYTYYAHQSDRQVKEGDTVRSGDIIGLVGNTGKSTGPHLHFEVRKGPDQQALDPGAYLPK, from the coding sequence ATGAAAAATCGAAACGTAATTTTATTCACATTCGTATTTGTATTATGTAACATTTCACTTTGGTCCCAATCACAATTAGAAGACCGTGACAAACAAAGACAGTCTGGGTTAATCAAAACCAATCAAAAAAAACAGGAGGAAATTCTGCAAAAGTATAACGACTTTGTTTCAAAAGTACAAAGCAGATTCCCTGGCCTTAAAATTTCCTCTTCTCCCATCGACTTAAAATTAGCAGAAGGAATATCTGATCATAATAATGCACCGGGAGCCACTGATAAAAAATCCAAATCGATTAGTGCCATTGCATCTGATCATTTTTATTTACAACTAGAACCAAATAAACAACCTAATGCACGTTCGCAAATAAAGGTAAAAAAAGGGGATCCCCTCGAAGTTGTTTTGGTTTTAAAACAAGATGTAACAGAAAAAAAAGAAGGTTCTCATTGGGTTTTGGTGCGAACAAAATCAAAACAAGAAGGATATACCACCCAAGACTTTCTACAACCAATAAAACCAGCTGTAAAATCCAGAAATACGGAAGGACTTTCTTTAGATGTATCTGCTATACCTTCCAGAATCACTCCCGAACCAGCTAGCCTAGGTTATACGGACTCGAAAAAAGGAAAAGAGATGTGGGTAAACGCTAGCTCCTTAAATATGAGAGGAGAACCCGATGTGAACGGTTATGTAATCGCAAGGTTACCAAAAGGAATCAAAGTCACCGTTCAAAGTTCCACTTCAAATGAAGAAACGATCGACGGAATTTCTTCAAACTGGCACCAAGTCTCTTCTGCTTATGGCAATGGCTGGGTGTTTGGTGGATACTTAAGTAACTCAGAAGTTGTCTCTTACGAAGTACAACCAGGCGAAATATCTTTTCCGCAGGAGAATCCAGACGATTTAAAAATTGGAGATAAACGTTTTGTTAGATCCACAAATTTACGAATGAGAGATGAACCAAACGAATACGGCTCTGTAGTTACTTCGATCCCTGGAGATGAAAAACTAAAAATTTTAGATGCCAAAAAGGAAATCGAAACCATAGGTGGAGTTCGATCAAAATGGATTTATGTCAATTGGAATGATGAGTGGGAAGGTTGGGTATTTGGGGGATTTGTTTCAAAAGAACGTGGTCCTCTCGTTGATACTGATGATATCTCAAAATACTTTCAGATTCCAGTAGATAACGACCGCTATGTGTCATCTAGTTTCGGAACACGTGTAGATCCAGTAACTGGCAAAATTGGAGCCTTCCACTCAGGAATCGATTTACCCGCTCCAGTGGGAACACCTATCAAGGCGGTGAGTGATGGAAAAGTATGGCGAACAATTACAACTAGCGGTGGTTATGGGGTATTAACGATTATTAGCCATAAAAATAACATCTACACCTATTATGCTCACCAGAGTGACCGACAAGTAAAAGAAGGTGACACAGTCCGCTCTGGCGACATCATTGGTCTCGTAGGAAACACTGGCAAATCTACAGGTCCTCATCTCCATTTTGAAGTTAGGAAAGGCCCAGACCAACAAGCATTGGATCCAGGAGCATATTTACCCAAATGA
- a CDS encoding alpha/beta hydrolase family esterase, translating to MKKFKVGIFCLITLFSCMGYFYKLKPNEKNDYFQLNGVKRTYTVHYPKNWNGLPIPMLVALHGRFGTGVTMMKQTKLNEVADLKGFIVVFPDGYKRSWADGRGNSPADEASINDVLFIESIVKRMIAEGSVDERYVYLVGHSNGGFMAQRLAIEKSELWRGVMSVAAQISVALLKSKQKHNTVPVSVAIMAGTEDPLVPFNGGYVKDGKEILSVTDSIFRWREWNRCEDTVTKTTKDFVEDGNNIQIHFERFSKCSNNKIVELIQLNGLGHSWPGETTMIPFINQGKTTKVIDASLLVWEFMDSLK from the coding sequence ATGAAAAAATTTAAAGTAGGGATTTTTTGTCTGATTACATTATTTTCTTGTATGGGTTACTTTTATAAATTAAAACCCAATGAAAAAAATGATTATTTCCAATTGAATGGAGTAAAACGCACATACACAGTACATTATCCAAAAAATTGGAATGGGTTGCCCATACCGATGTTAGTTGCACTTCATGGTAGATTCGGAACTGGGGTTACGATGATGAAACAAACTAAGTTAAACGAGGTTGCGGATTTAAAAGGATTTATTGTCGTATTTCCTGATGGATATAAGAGGAGTTGGGCTGATGGAAGAGGTAACTCACCTGCCGATGAGGCTTCAATCAACGATGTTTTATTTATCGAATCGATTGTAAAACGTATGATTGCAGAGGGTTCAGTTGACGAACGTTATGTGTATTTGGTTGGTCATTCCAATGGTGGCTTTATGGCCCAAAGATTAGCGATTGAAAAATCGGAACTATGGAGAGGGGTGATGAGTGTGGCTGCTCAAATTTCCGTGGCATTATTAAAATCAAAACAAAAACATAACACAGTGCCTGTCTCTGTTGCCATTATGGCTGGCACTGAAGATCCATTGGTTCCTTTTAATGGAGGTTATGTAAAAGATGGTAAAGAAATTCTTTCGGTTACAGATAGCATCTTTAGATGGAGGGAATGGAATCGTTGCGAAGATACAGTTACCAAAACGACTAAGGATTTTGTGGAAGATGGAAACAATATTCAGATTCATTTTGAAAGGTTTTCAAAATGTTCAAATAACAAAATTGTTGAATTGATTCAATTGAATGGTCTTGGCCATAGTTGGCCAGGAGAAACAACAATGATTCCATTTATCAATCAAGGAAAAACGACAAAGGTAATTGATGCCTCTTTGTTGGTATGGGAATTCATGGATAGTTTAAAATGA